The following are from one region of the Streptomyces tuirus genome:
- the pafA gene encoding Pup--protein ligase, with amino-acid sequence MDRRIFGLENEYGVTCTFRGQRRLSPDEVARYLFRRVVSWGRSSNVFLRNGARLYLDVGSHPEYATPECDNVTELVTHDKAGERILEGLLVDAERRLHEEGIAGDVYLFKNNTDSAGNSYGCHENYLVARHGEFSRLADILIPFLVTRQLLCGAGKVLQTPRGAVYCVSQRAEHIWEGVSSATTRSRPIINTRDEPHADAERYRRLHVIVGDSNMSETTMLLKVGATDLVLRMIEAGTVMRDLTLENPIRAIREVSHDITGRRKVRLASGREASALEVQREYYEKALDFCERRGIRTGTVEQVLELWGRTLDAIEAEDLDRIGTEIDWVMKYKLIERYRAKHNMTMSHPRVAQIDLAYHDIHRRRGLYYLLEKKGQAARICNDLKIFEGKSVPPQTTRARLRGDFIRRAQEQRRDFTVDWVHLKLNDQAQRTVLCKDPFRSVDDRVEKLIAGM; translated from the coding sequence ATGGACCGCCGCATTTTCGGGCTGGAGAACGAGTACGGCGTCACGTGCACGTTCAGGGGACAGCGCCGCCTGTCTCCTGACGAGGTGGCGCGGTACCTCTTCCGCCGTGTCGTGTCATGGGGCCGCAGCAGCAATGTCTTTCTGCGAAACGGCGCCCGCCTCTATCTCGACGTGGGATCGCATCCGGAATACGCGACACCGGAATGCGACAACGTGACCGAACTGGTCACCCACGACAAAGCAGGCGAGCGCATTCTCGAGGGACTCCTGGTGGACGCCGAACGACGCCTGCACGAGGAGGGAATCGCGGGCGACGTCTACCTCTTCAAGAACAACACCGACTCGGCGGGCAACTCCTACGGCTGCCACGAGAACTATCTGGTCGCCCGGCACGGGGAGTTCTCCCGGCTCGCGGACATTCTGATTCCGTTCCTGGTCACCCGGCAACTGCTGTGCGGTGCCGGCAAGGTGCTGCAGACGCCGCGCGGCGCCGTGTACTGCGTCAGCCAGCGGGCCGAACACATCTGGGAGGGCGTCTCCTCGGCGACGACGCGCTCCCGGCCCATCATCAACACGCGTGACGAGCCGCACGCGGACGCCGAGCGCTACCGCCGCCTGCACGTCATCGTGGGCGACTCCAACATGTCCGAGACGACCATGCTGCTCAAGGTCGGTGCCACCGACCTGGTGCTGCGCATGATCGAGGCGGGCACGGTGATGCGGGACCTCACCCTGGAGAACCCGATCCGGGCGATCCGCGAGGTCAGCCACGACATCACGGGCCGCCGCAAGGTGCGCCTGGCCAGCGGACGCGAGGCCTCCGCCCTGGAGGTGCAGCGCGAGTACTACGAGAAGGCCCTGGACTTCTGCGAGCGCCGGGGCATCCGCACCGGCACCGTCGAGCAGGTCCTGGAGCTGTGGGGCCGCACGCTGGACGCGATCGAGGCCGAGGACCTCGACCGCATCGGCACCGAGATCGACTGGGTCATGAAGTACAAGCTCATCGAGCGGTACCGCGCCAAGCACAACATGACCATGTCGCACCCGCGGGTCGCGCAGATAGACCTCGCCTACCACGACATCCACCGCCGTCGTGGCCTGTACTACCTGCTCGAGAAGAAGGGCCAGGCGGCCCGTATCTGCAACGACTTGAAGATCTTCGAGGGCAAGTCCGTTCCGCCGCAGACCACTCGGGCCCGGCTGCGCGGCGACTTCATCCGGCGGGCCCAGGAACAGCGCCGCGACTTCACGGTCGACTGGGTTCACCTCAAGCTCAACGACCAGGCCCAGCGGACCGTGCTGTGCAAGGACCCGTTCCGTTCCGTGGACGACCGGGTGGAGAAGCTGATCGCCGGAATGTGA
- a CDS encoding MFS transporter, whose product MATGYLEILRARHAARLLVGTLVGRLPNATAAIAIVLFVRAEGGTYSLAGALAAVYGVANAVGQPVLGRIVDLRGQPRVQLPAAVLSALAMALFAFSGIGSLPLAYAAVAGAGLFTPPLEGGLRALWPSVLRREDQVHTAYAMDAVAQEVMFTVGPLLVTLCVSLWSAQAALLVLNVIGVLGALSVVVSPPSRAWRSAPREAHWLGALRSAGLLALLAAFLFIGMALGSITVASVPYADAHGGDAVYGWLMAALGFGALVGGAVYGARQWAGEPARRLQVLVALLVVCYLPLMLMPDAVPMVALTALAGVFLAPAIACAFVLVDRHAPRGTVTEAFSWLVTTFTVGHSVGAGVAGPVVEAGGALWGFAVPGVAGGVSLLVLAATGRVVAAPGQGAVVVSGSENDPNRAPEPRFSSGDRA is encoded by the coding sequence ATGGCCACGGGATACCTGGAGATCCTTCGGGCGCGGCACGCCGCCCGGCTGCTCGTCGGCACGCTGGTCGGCCGGCTGCCCAACGCCACGGCCGCCATCGCGATCGTATTGTTCGTCCGGGCCGAGGGCGGCACGTACAGCCTGGCGGGGGCGCTGGCGGCCGTCTACGGCGTCGCCAACGCCGTAGGGCAGCCCGTGCTGGGCAGGATCGTGGACCTGCGCGGACAGCCGCGTGTGCAGCTGCCGGCGGCCGTCCTCTCCGCGCTCGCGATGGCCCTCTTCGCCTTCTCCGGCATCGGGTCGCTGCCGCTCGCCTACGCGGCCGTCGCCGGGGCCGGGCTCTTCACACCGCCACTGGAGGGCGGGCTGCGGGCGCTGTGGCCCTCCGTGCTGCGCCGCGAGGACCAGGTGCACACGGCGTACGCCATGGACGCCGTGGCCCAGGAGGTGATGTTCACCGTCGGGCCGCTGCTCGTGACGCTGTGCGTGTCCCTGTGGTCGGCCCAGGCGGCGCTGCTCGTGCTGAACGTGATCGGAGTGCTGGGGGCGCTGTCCGTCGTCGTCTCGCCGCCCTCGCGTGCCTGGCGGTCGGCCCCGCGGGAGGCGCACTGGCTCGGCGCGCTGCGCTCGGCGGGACTGCTCGCGCTGCTGGCGGCGTTCCTGTTCATCGGGATGGCGCTCGGATCCATCACGGTCGCCTCGGTGCCCTACGCGGACGCCCACGGGGGCGACGCCGTGTACGGCTGGCTGATGGCGGCCCTGGGATTCGGCGCGCTGGTCGGCGGCGCGGTCTACGGGGCCCGGCAGTGGGCCGGTGAGCCCGCGCGGCGACTCCAGGTGCTGGTGGCCCTTCTGGTGGTGTGTTACCTCCCGCTGATGCTCATGCCGGACGCGGTGCCCATGGTGGCCCTCACCGCGCTCGCCGGGGTCTTCCTCGCGCCCGCCATCGCCTGCGCGTTCGTCCTGGTCGACCGTCATGCCCCGCGCGGCACGGTCACCGAGGCGTTCTCCTGGCTGGTGACGACGTTCACCGTGGGCCACTCGGTCGGAGCGGGCGTCGCCGGGCCCGTCGTCGAGGCGGGCGGGGCCCTGTGGGGCTTCGCCGTGCCGGGTGTCGCCGGTGGCGTGTCTCTGCTGGTTTTGGCGGCCACAGGACGGGTAGTCGCAGCTCCCGGCCAGGGAGCGGTTGTTGTGTCCGGTTCGGAAAATGATCCAAACCGTGCCCCCGAACCCCGTTTCAGTTCAGGGGATCGGGCGTAA
- a CDS encoding LacI family DNA-binding transcriptional regulator: MSAVHESRRRSRPTVARGSTRPTSRDVAQAAGVSQAAVSLVLGDKWRGRVAEATAERVREAARELGYRPNLAARNLRLGRTRTVLLVVPALTTEFFAGVYTGAARVAAEHGFGVVLYPSPEGIGPARDPFASAQAALDGVIASSMAADALTAIRGEALPLVMLDSDPAGSLGAATVNLDIADGVRQVVEHLLSLGHRRFLHLAADVPSWTFEVRARELAARLAEVPGTSVRTARAPISIEGAVASAEAALSAPGARPTAVICDDDQLAAGTYKAARRLGLRIPDDLSVTGVDDLALATAMDPELTTVRLNAELFGEHGMRALLAVLEDRAPESGDIPVELLVRSSTAPPR; encoded by the coding sequence ATGTCCGCTGTTCACGAGTCCAGACGAAGGAGCAGGCCGACGGTGGCACGAGGCAGCACCCGCCCCACGAGCCGCGACGTCGCCCAGGCCGCCGGCGTCTCCCAGGCGGCGGTCTCCCTGGTCCTGGGCGACAAGTGGCGCGGTCGCGTCGCGGAGGCGACGGCGGAGCGGGTCCGCGAGGCCGCCCGCGAGCTGGGCTACCGGCCGAACCTGGCCGCCCGCAATCTGCGCCTGGGCCGCACCCGCACGGTCCTCCTGGTCGTCCCCGCCCTCACCACCGAGTTCTTCGCCGGCGTCTACACCGGCGCCGCCCGCGTCGCGGCCGAGCACGGCTTCGGTGTGGTCCTCTACCCCTCCCCCGAGGGCATCGGGCCCGCCCGCGACCCCTTCGCCTCCGCACAGGCCGCGCTGGACGGCGTCATCGCCTCATCCATGGCCGCGGACGCGCTGACCGCGATCCGCGGCGAGGCGCTCCCCCTGGTGATGCTGGACAGCGACCCGGCCGGGAGCCTGGGCGCGGCGACGGTGAACCTGGACATCGCCGACGGTGTCCGCCAGGTCGTGGAGCACCTGCTGTCCCTGGGCCACCGCCGCTTCCTCCATCTGGCGGCGGACGTGCCCTCCTGGACCTTCGAGGTACGCGCCCGGGAGCTGGCGGCGAGACTGGCGGAGGTACCGGGCACGTCGGTCCGCACGGCCCGGGCCCCGATCTCCATCGAGGGGGCCGTGGCGTCCGCCGAGGCGGCCCTCTCGGCACCCGGCGCTCGCCCCACCGCCGTGATCTGTGACGACGACCAGCTGGCGGCCGGCACGTACAAGGCGGCTCGCCGTCTGGGTCTGCGCATCCCGGACGACCTGTCGGTCACGGGCGTGGACGACCTGGCCCTCGCGACGGCCATGGACCCGGAGCTGACGACGGTCCGCCTGAACGCCGAGCTGTTCGGCGAGCACGGGATGCGGGCTCTGCTGGCCGTGCTGGAGGACCGCGCCCCCGAGAGCGGCGACATCCCGGTAGAGCTGCTGGTACGCAGCTCTACGGCCCCACCTCGTTGA
- the prcA gene encoding proteasome subunit alpha produces MSTPFYVSPQQAMADRAEYARKGIARGRSLVVLQFADGIVFVGENPSRALHKFSEIYDRIGFAAAGKYNEYENLRIGGVRYADLRGYTYDRDDVTARGLANVYAQTLGTIFSSAAEKPYEVELVVAEVGETPEGDQIYRLPHDGSIVDEHGSVAVGGNAEQISSYLDQRHREGMTLAEALKLAVQALSRDTNGSEREIPAERLEVAVLDRTRPQKRKFKRISGGQLSRLLDAGAGAAGGDEEGASDDAE; encoded by the coding sequence GTGTCGACGCCGTTCTATGTCTCACCCCAGCAGGCCATGGCCGACCGGGCGGAGTACGCCCGCAAGGGCATCGCCCGCGGTCGCAGCCTGGTCGTGCTGCAGTTCGCCGACGGCATCGTGTTCGTCGGCGAGAACCCGTCCCGTGCGCTGCACAAGTTCAGCGAGATCTACGACCGGATCGGCTTCGCGGCCGCCGGCAAGTACAACGAGTACGAGAACCTGCGGATCGGCGGCGTGCGCTACGCCGACCTGCGGGGTTACACCTACGACCGGGACGATGTCACGGCCCGGGGCCTGGCGAACGTGTACGCGCAGACGCTGGGCACGATCTTCTCCAGCGCCGCCGAGAAGCCGTACGAGGTGGAGCTGGTCGTCGCGGAGGTCGGGGAGACCCCCGAGGGCGACCAGATCTACCGGCTGCCGCACGACGGTTCCATCGTGGACGAGCACGGCTCGGTCGCGGTGGGCGGCAATGCCGAGCAGATCAGCAGCTATCTGGACCAGCGCCACCGGGAGGGCATGACGCTGGCGGAGGCGCTGAAGCTGGCGGTGCAGGCGCTGTCCCGCGACACCAACGGCAGCGAGCGGGAGATTCCCGCGGAGCGGCTCGAGGTGGCGGTGCTGGACCGGACCCGGCCGCAGAAGCGCAAGTTCAAGCGGATCAGCGGGGGGCAGTTGTCGCGGCTGCTCGATGCGGGGGCGGGGGCCGCCGGCGGTGACGAGGAGGGGGCGTCGGACGACGCCGAGTAG
- the prcB gene encoding proteasome subunit beta — protein MEANTRSTGRLPAAFLTPGSSSFMDFLSEHQPEILPGNRQLPPTQGVVEAPHGTTIVAVTFPGGVVLAGDRRATMGNVIAQRDIEKVFPADEYSAVGIAGTAGLAVEMVKLFQLELEHFEKVEGAQLSLEGKANRLSTMIRSNLAMAMQGLAVVPLFAGFDVDRGKGRIFSYDVTGGRSEEHNYAATGSGSIFARGAMKKLFRDDLSETEATTLVVQALYDAADDDSATGGPDVARRIYPIVTVITDDGFRRLTESEASEIARAVLERRLEQPDGPRAALL, from the coding sequence GTGGAAGCCAACACTCGTAGCACCGGGCGTCTACCAGCTGCCTTCCTGACGCCAGGGTCTTCCTCCTTCATGGACTTCCTGTCCGAGCACCAGCCGGAGATCCTGCCCGGCAACCGGCAACTGCCGCCCACCCAGGGCGTGGTCGAGGCACCGCACGGGACCACGATCGTGGCCGTGACGTTCCCCGGCGGTGTGGTCCTCGCCGGTGACCGGCGGGCCACCATGGGCAACGTCATCGCGCAGCGGGACATCGAGAAGGTCTTCCCGGCCGACGAGTACTCGGCGGTGGGCATCGCCGGCACGGCGGGCCTGGCCGTGGAGATGGTGAAGCTGTTCCAGCTGGAGCTGGAGCACTTCGAGAAGGTCGAGGGCGCCCAGCTGTCCCTCGAGGGCAAGGCGAACCGGCTGTCGACGATGATCCGCTCCAACCTCGCCATGGCCATGCAGGGCCTGGCCGTGGTGCCGCTGTTCGCCGGGTTCGACGTGGACCGCGGCAAGGGCCGCATCTTCTCCTACGACGTCACCGGCGGCCGCTCCGAGGAGCACAACTACGCGGCCACCGGATCCGGGTCCATCTTCGCGCGCGGCGCGATGAAGAAGCTCTTCCGGGACGACCTCAGCGAGACCGAGGCCACCACGCTGGTGGTCCAGGCGCTCTACGACGCGGCAGACGACGACTCGGCGACCGGTGGTCCCGATGTCGCCCGCCGGATCTATCCCATCGTCACCGTGATCACCGACGACGGCTTCCGCCGGCTCACCGAGAGCGAGGCGTCCGAGATCGCGCGCGCGGTTCTCGAGCGGCGGCTGGAGCAGCCCGACGGGCCGCGGGCCGCGCTGCTGTAG
- a CDS encoding endonuclease VII domain-containing protein encodes MFDSESVKRCSRCKQDKPRAAFASNKAVRDGLQAYCRECSAAYYRQRQDARGRKPRPRVAAPDGHKYCQRCREIKPHAEWDRNRTASDGLSTACKACRAVEGRARHLKRHYGLTEAELDEMVASQMGLCVICLKAPAAHVDHCHKTGRVRGVLCFNCNSAIGKLGDDPDAVRRAAAYLEGIAWKPTLVAPGVYQLPS; translated from the coding sequence GTGTTCGACAGTGAAAGCGTGAAGCGCTGCTCGCGGTGCAAGCAGGACAAGCCGCGAGCAGCCTTCGCGAGCAACAAGGCGGTGAGGGACGGTCTTCAGGCGTACTGCCGCGAGTGCTCCGCGGCGTACTACCGGCAGCGCCAGGATGCCCGAGGCAGGAAGCCCCGCCCGAGGGTGGCCGCGCCCGACGGGCACAAGTACTGCCAACGCTGCCGGGAGATCAAGCCGCACGCCGAGTGGGATCGCAATAGAACGGCTTCCGATGGCCTTTCGACGGCCTGCAAGGCATGCCGAGCAGTCGAGGGGCGGGCGCGTCACCTGAAGCGCCATTACGGCCTCACCGAAGCCGAGCTGGACGAGATGGTCGCCTCCCAGATGGGGCTCTGCGTCATCTGCCTAAAAGCCCCGGCCGCCCATGTGGATCACTGCCACAAGACGGGTAGGGTCCGTGGCGTACTGTGCTTCAACTGCAATTCGGCCATCGGCAAGTTGGGAGACGATCCCGACGCCGTCCGCCGGGCCGCCGCTTACTTGGAAGGAATCGCGTGGAAGCCAACACTCGTAGCACCGGGCGTCTACCAGCTGCCTTCCTGA
- a CDS encoding ubiquitin-like protein Pup — protein MATKDTGGGQQKATRSTEEVEEQAAETQASEDLKERQEKLSDDVDSVLDEIDDVLEENAEDFVRSFVQKGGE, from the coding sequence ATGGCGACCAAGGACACCGGCGGCGGACAGCAGAAGGCCACCCGGTCCACCGAGGAGGTCGAGGAGCAGGCGGCGGAGACGCAGGCTTCCGAGGACCTCAAGGAGCGTCAGGAGAAGCTGAGCGACGACGTGGACTCCGTCCTCGACGAAATCGATGATGTGCTCGAAGAAAATGCCGAGGACTTCGTGCGCTCCTTCGTTCAAAAGGGTGGAGAGTGA
- the dop gene encoding depupylase/deamidase Dop, with product MTVRRVMGIETEYGISVPGHPNANAMLTSSQIVNAYAAAMHRARRARWDFEEENPLRDARGFDLAREAADSSQLTDEDIGLANVILTNGARLYVDHAHPEYSSPEVTNPRDAVLWDKAGERIMAEAADRAAQLPGAQPIHLYKNNTDNKGASYGTHENYLMKRETPFSDIVRHLTPFFVSRQVFAGAGRVGIGQDGHEHGFQLSQRADYFEVEVGLETTLKRPIINTRDEPHADAEKYRRLHVIIGDANLSEISTYLKLGTTSLVLSMIEDGFIAVDLAVDQPVRTLHQVSHDPSLKRLVTLRSGRTLTAVQLQMEYYELARKYVEERFGADADDQTKDVLSRWEDTLTRLEHDPMSLAGELDWVAKRELMEGYRRRDSLDWDAARLHLVDLQYADVRPDKGLYNRLVARGRMKRLLTDADVERARTVPPEDTRAYFRGRCLEQYADDVAAASWDSVIFDLPGRDSLQRVPTLEPLRGTRNHVKELLDRCRTAEDLVRILSGG from the coding sequence ATGACCGTACGGCGAGTAATGGGCATCGAGACGGAGTACGGAATCTCCGTCCCCGGCCACCCCAACGCCAATGCCATGCTCACCTCGTCCCAGATCGTGAACGCCTACGCGGCGGCGATGCACCGGGCCCGCCGGGCCCGCTGGGACTTCGAGGAGGAGAACCCGCTGCGGGACGCGCGAGGCTTCGACCTCGCCCGCGAGGCCGCGGACTCCAGCCAGCTCACCGATGAGGACATCGGCCTGGCCAATGTGATCCTCACCAACGGTGCACGGCTCTACGTCGACCACGCACACCCCGAGTACAGCTCACCCGAGGTGACCAATCCCCGGGACGCCGTCCTCTGGGACAAGGCCGGCGAGCGGATCATGGCAGAAGCCGCGGACCGGGCCGCCCAGCTGCCCGGTGCCCAGCCGATCCACCTGTACAAGAACAACACCGACAACAAGGGCGCGTCCTACGGCACGCACGAGAACTACCTGATGAAGCGGGAGACCCCCTTCTCGGACATCGTGCGCCACCTGACGCCGTTCTTCGTCTCCCGCCAGGTCTTCGCCGGGGCCGGCCGCGTCGGCATCGGCCAGGACGGGCACGAGCACGGCTTCCAGCTCAGCCAGCGGGCCGACTACTTCGAGGTCGAGGTCGGCCTCGAGACGACGCTCAAGCGCCCGATCATCAACACCCGGGACGAGCCGCACGCGGACGCCGAGAAGTACCGGCGCCTGCACGTGATCATCGGTGACGCGAACCTTTCGGAGATCTCGACCTACCTCAAGCTGGGCACGACCTCGCTGGTGCTGTCGATGATCGAGGACGGTTTCATCGCCGTCGACCTGGCCGTCGACCAGCCCGTCCGCACGCTCCACCAGGTCTCGCACGACCCGTCGCTGAAGCGCCTGGTAACGCTCCGCAGCGGCCGCACACTCACGGCGGTCCAGTTGCAGATGGAGTACTACGAGCTGGCGCGCAAGTACGTGGAGGAGCGGTTCGGGGCCGACGCCGACGACCAGACCAAGGACGTCCTGTCCCGCTGGGAGGACACCCTCACCCGTCTGGAGCACGACCCGATGAGCCTGGCCGGGGAGCTGGACTGGGTCGCCAAGCGGGAGCTCATGGAGGGCTACCGGCGCCGGGACAGCCTCGACTGGGACGCGGCGCGACTGCACCTGGTCGACCTCCAGTACGCGGACGTACGGCCCGACAAGGGCCTGTACAACCGTCTGGTGGCCCGGGGGCGCATGAAGCGGCTGCTGACCGACGCGGACGTGGAGCGGGCCCGTACGGTGCCGCCGGAGGACACCAGGGCGTACTTCCGCGGCCGCTGCCTGGAGCAGTACGCGGACGACGTCGCGGCGGCCTCCTGGGACTCGGTGATCTTCGATCTGCCGGGCCGGGATTCGCTGCAGCGGGTCCCAACCCTGGAACCGCTTCGCGGAACGCGTAATCACGTCAAGGAGCTCCTGGACCGCTGCCGTACCGCGGAAGACCTGGTCAGGATCCTGTCGGGCGGGTGA
- the arc gene encoding proteasome ATPase, whose protein sequence is MAAHDDDMNRGIRPGRGSDDPAGQIAYLEQEIAVLRRKLADSPRHTRILEERIVELQTNLAGVSAQNERLANTLREARDQIVALKEEVDRLAQPPAGFGVFLTANEDGTADIFTGGRKLRVNVSPSVELEELRRGQEVMLNEALNVVEAMEYERVGDIVTLKEILEDGERALVLGHTDEERVVRLAEPLLDVNIRPGDALLLEPRSGYVYEIVPKSEVEELVLEEVPDIGYEQIGGLGGQIEAIRDAVELPYLYPDLFKEHELRPPKGVLLYGPPGCGKTLIAKAVANSLAKKVAEVTGQAAGKSFFLNIKGPELLNKYVGETERQIRLVFQRAREKASEGTPVIVFFDEMESLFRTRGSGVSSDVENTIVPQLLAEIDGVEGLQNVVVIGASNREDMIDPAILRPGRLDVKIKIERPDAEAAKDIFGKYLTERLPLHGDDLAEHSGSKATTVQSMIQTAVEHMYAESEENRFLEVTYANGDKEVLYFKDFNSGAMIENIVGRAKKMAIKDFLEKNQKGLRVSHLLQACVDEFKENEDLPNTTNPDDWARISGKKGERIVYIRTLITGKQGADTGRSIDTVANTGQYL, encoded by the coding sequence GTGGCAGCCCACGACGACGACATGAACCGCGGCATCCGCCCGGGACGCGGGTCCGACGACCCGGCCGGGCAGATCGCCTACCTTGAGCAGGAGATCGCCGTCCTGCGACGTAAGCTCGCCGACTCTCCGCGACACACGAGGATTCTCGAAGAGCGGATCGTCGAGCTGCAGACCAATCTGGCCGGCGTGTCCGCGCAGAACGAGCGACTCGCCAACACGCTCCGTGAGGCCCGTGACCAGATCGTGGCCCTCAAGGAGGAAGTCGACCGGCTCGCGCAGCCGCCGGCCGGCTTCGGGGTCTTCCTGACGGCGAACGAGGACGGCACCGCCGACATCTTCACCGGCGGCCGCAAGCTCAGGGTGAACGTCAGCCCCAGCGTCGAGCTCGAGGAGCTCCGGCGCGGCCAGGAAGTAATGCTCAACGAGGCGCTCAACGTGGTCGAGGCCATGGAGTACGAGCGCGTCGGTGACATCGTCACCCTCAAGGAGATCCTCGAGGACGGCGAGCGGGCCCTCGTGCTCGGTCACACCGACGAGGAGCGGGTGGTACGGCTCGCCGAGCCACTGCTGGACGTGAACATCCGGCCCGGTGACGCCCTGCTGCTCGAACCCCGCTCGGGCTACGTCTACGAGATCGTTCCGAAGAGCGAGGTCGAGGAACTCGTCCTCGAAGAGGTCCCCGACATCGGCTACGAGCAGATCGGTGGTCTCGGCGGCCAGATCGAGGCCATCCGGGACGCCGTCGAGCTCCCCTACCTCTACCCTGACCTGTTCAAGGAGCACGAACTGCGGCCGCCGAAGGGCGTCCTGCTGTACGGGCCCCCCGGATGCGGCAAGACGCTCATCGCCAAGGCCGTGGCCAACTCGCTGGCCAAGAAGGTCGCCGAGGTGACCGGCCAGGCGGCCGGCAAGAGCTTCTTCCTCAACATCAAGGGCCCCGAGCTCCTGAACAAGTACGTCGGTGAGACGGAGCGGCAGATCCGCCTCGTCTTCCAGCGGGCCCGTGAGAAGGCCAGCGAGGGCACCCCCGTCATCGTCTTCTTCGACGAGATGGAGTCCCTCTTCCGCACCCGTGGCTCTGGTGTCAGCTCGGACGTGGAGAACACCATCGTCCCGCAGCTGCTCGCCGAGATCGACGGTGTGGAGGGCCTGCAGAACGTGGTCGTGATCGGCGCCTCCAACCGTGAGGACATGATCGACCCCGCCATCCTGCGGCCCGGCCGGCTCGATGTGAAGATCAAGATCGAGCGTCCGGACGCCGAGGCGGCCAAGGACATCTTCGGCAAGTACCTCACGGAGCGCCTCCCGCTGCACGGCGACGACCTCGCCGAGCACAGCGGCTCCAAGGCCACCACGGTCCAGAGCATGATCCAGACCGCGGTGGAACACATGTACGCCGAGTCCGAGGAGAACCGCTTCCTGGAGGTCACCTACGCCAACGGTGACAAGGAAGTCCTCTACTTCAAGGACTTCAACTCCGGCGCCATGATCGAGAACATCGTCGGCCGCGCCAAGAAGATGGCGATCAAGGACTTCCTCGAGAAGAACCAGAAGGGCCTCCGCGTCTCCCACCTCCTCCAGGCCTGCGTGGACGAGTTCAAGGAGAACGAGGACCTGCCGAACACCACCAACCCGGATGACTGGGCCCGGATCTCCGGAAAGAAGGGCGAACGGATCGTGTACATCCGTACGCTCATCACTGGAAAGCAGGGTGCGGACACCGGACGCTCCATCGACACGGTGGCGAACACCGGTCAGTACCTGTAA
- a CDS encoding ferredoxin, translating into MSVQQVAGTDGEALEVWIDQDLCTGDGICAQYAPEVFELDIDGLAYVKSADDELLQDKGATTPVPLPLLTDVIDSAKECPGDCIHVRRVSDRTEVYGPDAE; encoded by the coding sequence ATGAGCGTGCAGCAGGTGGCCGGGACCGACGGCGAGGCGCTGGAGGTCTGGATCGACCAGGACCTGTGTACCGGCGACGGCATCTGCGCCCAGTACGCGCCCGAGGTGTTCGAGCTGGACATCGACGGTCTGGCCTATGTGAAGAGCGCCGACGACGAGTTGCTCCAGGACAAGGGGGCGACAACGCCCGTTCCGCTGCCGCTCCTCACGGACGTGATCGACTCCGCGAAGGAGTGTCCGGGCGACTGCATCCACGTGCGACGGGTTTCGGACAGGACCGAGGTCTACGGACCGGACGCGGAGTGA
- a CDS encoding tRNA (adenine-N1)-methyltransferase yields MSEPTGAARRRGPFKVGDQVQLTDPKGRHYTFTLEAGKNFHTHKGSFPHDELIGAPEGSVVRTTGNVAYLALRPLLPDYVLSMPRGAAVVYPKDAGQILAFADIFPGARVVEAGVGSGSLSSFLLRAIGDQGMLHSYERRADFAEIAQANVERYFGGPHPAWQLTVGDLQDNLSDADVDRVILDMLAPWECLEAVSKALVPGGILCCYVATTTQLARTVESIREIGCFNEPSAWESMIRNWHIEGLAVRPDHRMIGHTGFLLTARRLADGVEPPMRRRRPAKGAYGEDYAGPNADGGAGR; encoded by the coding sequence ATGTCCGAACCGACCGGTGCCGCCCGCAGGCGCGGGCCCTTCAAGGTCGGGGACCAGGTTCAGCTGACCGACCCCAAGGGCCGCCACTACACGTTCACGCTCGAGGCCGGGAAGAACTTCCACACCCACAAGGGTTCCTTCCCCCACGACGAGCTGATCGGCGCTCCCGAGGGCAGCGTTGTCCGCACCACGGGGAACGTCGCCTACCTCGCGCTGCGCCCCCTGCTCCCCGACTACGTCCTGTCCATGCCCCGCGGCGCCGCCGTGGTCTACCCCAAGGACGCGGGGCAGATCCTGGCCTTCGCCGACATCTTCCCCGGCGCGCGCGTCGTGGAAGCGGGCGTCGGCTCCGGCTCGCTCAGCAGCTTCCTGCTGCGGGCCATCGGCGACCAGGGCATGCTGCACAGCTACGAGCGCCGTGCCGACTTCGCCGAGATCGCCCAGGCGAACGTCGAGCGCTACTTCGGCGGCCCGCACCCCGCCTGGCAGCTCACCGTCGGCGACCTCCAGGACAACCTGTCCGACGCCGACGTCGATCGCGTCATCCTCGACATGCTGGCTCCCTGGGAGTGCCTGGAGGCCGTCTCCAAGGCGCTGGTGCCCGGCGGCATCCTCTGTTGCTACGTGGCGACCACCACCCAGCTCGCCCGGACCGTCGAGTCCATCCGGGAGATCGGCTGCTTCAACGAGCCGAGCGCCTGGGAGTCGATGATCCGCAACTGGCACATCGAGGGCCTGGCCGTCCGCCCGGACCACCGGATGATCGGCCACACCGGCTTCCTGCTCACCGCGCGCCGCCTCGCGGACGGCGTCGAGCCGCCCATGCGCCGCCGCCGCCCCGCCAAGGGCGCCTACGGCGAGGACTACGCGGGCCCCAACGCCGACGGCGGCGCCGGCCGCTGA